Proteins encoded in a region of the Paenibacillus thermoaerophilus genome:
- a CDS encoding extracellular solute-binding protein, with protein sequence MKRKLGAVLATALFAAAALSGCGGNDEAKPEASASGKSDGKQDAVASAGPDTSKPVELVWYLLGDANKDTPKVMEEFNKMLKKDLNATVKLNFTTWNDWQTKYNLLLTAGEKIDMIFASSWAGFFKYAKQGAFLDLTPLLPKYAPQVQKQVPEQDWSDVTIGGKIYAVPNTNPEYTPDGIVYREDWRKELNLPEIKDLASIEAYMDGIKKNKPGVIPINGSAWNEISTLFMAYHDFHTIGGESGVIVSKSYDTPRDIVAYPFTPEYEAWVKKMKEWADKGYWSKNTLSSKQEAGDLIKAGTGAIYWRNPPGASGFITDMQKQNPKVEIGYFPFTRLHNYAMPTMAIANGMAIPKSAANPERSLMVLEKIRTDPKYYNLITYGIEGYHYDLINDGKNIVTPSKSQDPAKVQGYGIADWGWRYKPLMKSGVGGWDGLDKLNEEFAKISKPDIFSPISMDYDPVKTEYAAVNQVKDQYGKPLMMGLVPNVDEAIKTYRDKLKAAGIDKVLDYVKQQATAYYDEKGIK encoded by the coding sequence ATGAAAAGAAAGCTCGGCGCCGTGCTGGCGACTGCGCTTTTCGCCGCAGCCGCTCTGTCCGGTTGCGGCGGCAACGACGAGGCCAAGCCGGAGGCGTCCGCCTCGGGGAAATCCGATGGAAAACAGGATGCCGTGGCATCCGCGGGCCCTGATACGTCGAAACCGGTGGAGCTCGTGTGGTATCTGTTGGGCGATGCGAACAAAGACACGCCGAAAGTGATGGAAGAATTCAACAAAATGCTGAAGAAAGACCTGAACGCGACAGTTAAGCTGAACTTCACGACTTGGAACGACTGGCAGACGAAATATAATTTGCTACTGACGGCCGGCGAGAAAATCGATATGATCTTTGCTTCTTCCTGGGCCGGCTTCTTCAAATACGCCAAGCAAGGCGCCTTCCTGGATTTGACCCCGCTGCTGCCGAAGTACGCGCCGCAGGTGCAGAAGCAGGTTCCGGAGCAAGACTGGAGCGATGTCACGATCGGCGGCAAGATTTACGCGGTGCCGAACACGAATCCGGAATATACACCGGACGGTATCGTGTACCGAGAGGATTGGAGAAAGGAACTGAACCTCCCGGAAATCAAGGATCTGGCTTCCATCGAAGCTTATATGGACGGGATCAAAAAGAACAAGCCGGGCGTCATCCCGATCAACGGCAGCGCCTGGAACGAAATTTCCACCTTGTTCATGGCGTATCACGACTTCCATACGATCGGCGGCGAGAGCGGCGTCATTGTATCCAAGTCCTACGACACGCCGAGAGACATCGTCGCTTACCCGTTCACTCCCGAATACGAGGCGTGGGTGAAGAAGATGAAGGAGTGGGCGGATAAAGGCTACTGGTCGAAAAACACCCTTTCCTCCAAGCAGGAAGCGGGCGACCTGATCAAGGCCGGAACGGGCGCCATCTACTGGCGCAATCCTCCGGGCGCGTCCGGCTTCATCACCGACATGCAGAAGCAGAATCCGAAAGTGGAGATCGGTTACTTCCCGTTCACCCGTCTCCATAACTACGCGATGCCGACCATGGCGATCGCCAACGGCATGGCTATCCCGAAGAGCGCCGCCAATCCGGAGCGTTCCCTCATGGTGCTGGAGAAAATCCGCACCGATCCGAAGTACTACAACTTGATTACGTACGGCATCGAAGGCTATCACTACGATCTCATCAACGACGGCAAAAATATCGTCACCCCGTCCAAGAGTCAGGACCCGGCGAAGGTTCAAGGCTACGGCATCGCCGACTGGGGCTGGAGATACAAGCCGCTGATGAAATCCGGCGTAGGCGGCTGGGACGGTCTCGACAAGCTGAACGAAGAATTCGCCAAAATCAGCAAACCGGACATCTTCTCGCCGATCTCCATGGACTACGATCCGGTGAAAACGGAATACGCGGCCGTTAACCAGGTGAAAGATCAATACGGCAAGCCTTTAATGATGGGTTTGGTGCCGAACGTGGACGAAGCGATCAAGACGTACCGGGACAAATTGAAGGCGGCGGGCATCGATAAAGTTCTCGATTATGTCAAGCAGCAGGCGACGGCCTATTATGACGAGAAAGGCATTAAATAA
- a CDS encoding ROK family transcriptional regulator: MSVTGDQHLVKKINKTIVLNLIRSHSPISRADISARTGLNKGTVSSLVQELIDSRLVRELGPGASSGGRKPVLLAFDPGVGASIGIDLGVNYVLALLTGLDGAVIAERRETLSKRDYATVRETLLRFVAELRALAADRPYGVVGVGIGVPGMVDERGAVLFAPNLGWRGIPMAEELAARLDLPIAIDNEANFGAVGERQFGAGRDAGDMIYVSAGIGIGAGLILNGSLYKGAGGLSGEVGHMTVSLDGLPCSCGSRGCWELYASEQALLRLAEERLGRKPGRTAGREAGDGDEGYGLEELVAAAAANPQGAAASLFREIGAQLGVGIANLIHAFNPERVVIGNRLTLAAEWLEEPLAREVETRTFGFHRKRSRLEFSRLGIRATALGAAFAAMEPFFAETRVTTVG, translated from the coding sequence GTGAGCGTAACCGGAGATCAACATCTCGTCAAAAAAATAAACAAAACGATCGTGCTGAACCTGATCCGATCGCATTCTCCCATCTCCCGCGCGGATATATCGGCCCGCACGGGCTTGAACAAAGGGACCGTGTCCAGCCTCGTCCAGGAGCTGATCGACAGCCGGCTCGTGCGCGAGCTCGGGCCGGGCGCATCCAGCGGCGGACGCAAGCCGGTGCTGCTGGCGTTCGACCCCGGCGTCGGCGCTTCGATCGGCATCGACCTCGGCGTCAATTACGTGCTGGCGCTGCTGACCGGCCTGGACGGCGCGGTGATCGCCGAACGCCGGGAGACGCTGTCGAAGCGGGACTACGCGACCGTGCGGGAGACGCTGCTGCGCTTCGTTGCCGAACTCCGGGCGCTTGCCGCCGACCGTCCCTACGGGGTCGTCGGCGTCGGCATCGGCGTGCCGGGCATGGTCGACGAGCGGGGAGCCGTGCTGTTCGCGCCCAATCTCGGATGGCGCGGCATCCCGATGGCCGAGGAGCTTGCGGCCCGGCTCGACCTGCCGATCGCGATCGACAACGAAGCCAACTTCGGAGCGGTCGGCGAGCGGCAGTTCGGCGCGGGCCGGGACGCCGGGGACATGATCTACGTCAGCGCCGGCATCGGCATCGGGGCCGGATTGATCCTGAACGGCTCGCTGTACAAGGGAGCCGGCGGCTTGTCCGGCGAGGTCGGCCATATGACCGTGTCGCTGGACGGGCTCCCGTGCAGTTGCGGCAGCCGCGGCTGCTGGGAGCTGTACGCCTCCGAGCAGGCGCTGCTGCGGCTGGCGGAGGAGCGTCTGGGGCGGAAGCCCGGCAGGACCGCCGGACGGGAAGCAGGAGACGGTGACGAGGGGTACGGACTGGAGGAGCTCGTCGCGGCGGCCGCGGCGAATCCGCAAGGCGCCGCCGCCTCGCTCTTCCGCGAGATCGGCGCCCAGTTGGGAGTAGGCATCGCCAACCTGATCCACGCGTTTAACCCCGAGCGGGTCGTCATCGGCAACCGGCTGACGCTGGCGGCCGAATGGCTGGAGGAGCCGCTGGCGCGGGAGGTCGAGACGCGTACGTTCGGGTTCCACCGGAAGCGGTCCCGGCTGGAGTTCTCCCGCCTGGGCATCCGGGCCACCGCGTTGGGCGCGGCTTTTGCGGCGATGGAACCGTTTTTCGCGGAGACGCGGGTGACGACCGTCGGATAA
- a CDS encoding 2-phosphosulfolactate phosphatase, giving the protein MQIEILQLIEGARQARGLAVVIDVFRAFSTACYVMANGARTIVPVGGLETAYRLKRHWPDAVLMGERGGLKQPGFDYGNSPTHARDARFDGRTVVMTTSAGTQGIVNASGADEIVTGSFVNAGAIVEFIRRRRPEHVSLIAMGWGGKEEAEEDTLCAEWIAAALQGREFPGGFESIVERLKGESGTNRFLDLDGEPDASNPRSDFGLCLALNRFPFVLRVEPYEDAEGARAAEVGEPLSGLRRIDV; this is encoded by the coding sequence GTGCAGATCGAAATTTTGCAGTTGATTGAGGGAGCCCGCCAAGCGAGAGGACTTGCGGTCGTGATTGATGTGTTCCGGGCGTTCTCGACCGCCTGTTATGTGATGGCGAACGGCGCGCGCACGATCGTCCCCGTGGGCGGGCTGGAGACGGCCTATCGGCTGAAGCGGCATTGGCCGGACGCGGTTCTGATGGGCGAGCGGGGAGGGCTGAAGCAGCCCGGCTTCGACTACGGCAACTCGCCGACGCACGCCCGCGACGCGAGGTTCGACGGACGCACGGTCGTGATGACCACAAGCGCCGGCACGCAGGGCATCGTAAACGCCTCGGGCGCCGACGAGATTGTGACGGGCAGCTTCGTGAATGCGGGGGCGATTGTCGAATTCATCCGCCGCAGAAGGCCCGAACACGTCTCGCTGATCGCGATGGGCTGGGGCGGCAAAGAAGAAGCCGAAGAAGACACGTTGTGCGCCGAATGGATCGCCGCCGCGCTGCAGGGACGCGAATTTCCGGGAGGCTTCGAATCGATTGTCGAGCGGCTGAAGGGCGAGAGCGGCACGAACCGTTTCCTGGATCTCGACGGCGAGCCGGACGCGTCGAATCCGCGCAGCGACTTCGGGTTATGCCTGGCGCTGAACCGGTTCCCGTTCGTGCTGCGCGTCGAGCCTTACGAAGACGCCGAGGGGGCCCGGGCGGCGGAGGTCGGCGAGCCGCTCTCCGGGCTGCGTCGGATCGACGTCTAA
- a CDS encoding GNAT family N-acetyltransferase, with protein MSRMTPERRSARTDLPTLSVVPMTEQHAEEICRWRYEPPYDVFNWPDWTRMVREGAEFGDPGIRERQYAAVVAGSGADGSNPDGPVLVGYAQFFPITGVTRLGLGLRPDLCGRGLGTALVRTIVEEARRRAPQNAIDLEVLTWNVRAIRAYEKAGFVVADTYVRPTPCGPSEFHCMEYNG; from the coding sequence ATGAGTCGTATGACTCCGGAGCGGCGATCCGCGAGGACGGACCTGCCGACGCTGTCCGTAGTCCCGATGACGGAGCAGCACGCCGAAGAGATTTGCCGCTGGCGCTACGAGCCCCCGTACGACGTGTTCAATTGGCCGGACTGGACCCGTATGGTTCGGGAAGGCGCGGAATTCGGCGATCCCGGTATCCGGGAACGGCAGTATGCGGCGGTTGTGGCGGGAAGCGGCGCGGACGGCTCCAACCCGGACGGCCCGGTGCTCGTCGGGTACGCGCAATTTTTCCCTATAACCGGCGTTACCCGCCTCGGGCTTGGTCTTCGCCCGGACTTGTGCGGGAGAGGGCTCGGAACTGCATTGGTCCGAACGATCGTCGAAGAAGCACGGCGGCGCGCTCCGCAGAACGCAATCGATCTGGAGGTGCTGACCTGGAACGTCCGGGCGATCCGCGCCTACGAGAAAGCGGGATTCGTCGTTGCGGACACGTACGTTCGTCCGACGCCTTGCGGACCGTCGGAATTTCACTGTATGGAGTATAACGGATAG
- a CDS encoding glycoside hydrolase family 30 protein has translation MSKVRVWESTIDESKKLAQAEPLDMLEGEGPETTDYTVTVDESVAYQQMDGFGASFTDASAWLVHHALSPELREELMRKLFDREEGIGVSFLRQPMGASDFAWRIYSYDDVEPGETDYELARFSIDHDRQYIIPLLHRAKVLNPDLKVMASPWSPPGWMKTSGSMIGGTLKPECYGVYADYFVQFLDAYEAEGIPIYAVTMQNEPGYEPKEYPGMIVTPEEEARFIREHLGPRLAGRKRPVKIMCYDHNWDVPEHPRAIYEDSEASRYVAGTAWHVYGGRHEAMSDIKERFPDKDVWFTEASGGEWVPPFRDAFLDQMKHVIRTTRNWSKSVVWWNMALDEENGPTVLSRSTCRGVVKIDKRTGELTYNLDYFTLGHISKFVMPGAYRIDSDTYEDDLETAAFRNGDGSNVLIVSNRTKDRKTLTAKSGNRSFFYEIEGEAAVTFRWDADG, from the coding sequence ATGAGTAAAGTGCGGGTATGGGAATCGACGATCGACGAGTCGAAGAAGCTGGCGCAGGCCGAGCCGCTCGACATGCTGGAAGGCGAGGGGCCGGAAACAACGGATTATACCGTTACGGTGGACGAATCGGTGGCGTACCAGCAGATGGACGGGTTCGGGGCTTCTTTTACCGATGCGTCGGCCTGGCTCGTCCATCATGCGTTGTCGCCGGAGCTCCGGGAAGAGCTGATGCGGAAGCTGTTCGACCGGGAAGAAGGGATCGGGGTGTCATTTCTGCGGCAGCCGATGGGAGCGAGCGATTTCGCCTGGCGGATCTACAGCTACGACGATGTGGAACCGGGAGAGACCGACTATGAGCTTGCCCGGTTTTCGATCGATCACGACCGGCAATACATTATCCCGCTCCTGCATCGGGCGAAGGTGCTCAATCCCGACTTGAAGGTGATGGCTTCGCCATGGAGCCCTCCGGGTTGGATGAAGACGTCCGGTTCGATGATCGGCGGCACGCTGAAGCCGGAATGCTACGGCGTGTATGCGGATTATTTCGTCCAATTTCTCGACGCGTACGAAGCGGAAGGGATTCCGATATATGCCGTTACGATGCAGAACGAGCCGGGCTACGAGCCGAAGGAGTACCCCGGGATGATCGTTACGCCCGAAGAAGAGGCGAGATTTATCCGAGAGCACTTGGGCCCTCGCCTCGCAGGGCGGAAGCGGCCCGTCAAGATCATGTGCTACGACCATAACTGGGACGTTCCCGAGCATCCCCGGGCGATCTATGAAGATTCGGAAGCGAGCCGGTATGTCGCGGGAACCGCTTGGCACGTATACGGCGGACGCCATGAGGCGATGTCGGACATCAAGGAGCGGTTTCCCGATAAAGACGTCTGGTTTACCGAAGCGTCGGGAGGCGAATGGGTTCCGCCGTTTCGTGACGCGTTCCTGGATCAGATGAAGCATGTTATCCGTACGACGAGAAACTGGTCGAAGTCGGTGGTTTGGTGGAATATGGCCCTGGATGAGGAGAACGGACCTACCGTCCTGTCGCGCAGCACATGCCGGGGCGTGGTCAAGATCGATAAGCGGACGGGGGAACTGACCTATAATCTGGATTACTTTACGCTCGGCCATATCAGTAAATTCGTGATGCCGGGCGCTTACCGGATCGATTCCGATACGTACGAGGATGACTTGGAGACGGCGGCGTTCCGCAACGGCGACGGCTCCAACGTGCTGATCGTCTCGAACCGGACGAAGGATCGCAAGACACTGACCGCGAAGAGCGGCAACCGGAGCTTCTTCTATGAGATCGAAGGGGAAGCGGCCGTCACGTTCCGATGGGATGCGGATGGATGA
- a CDS encoding TIGR00266 family protein, which yields MRAHEIDYAIYGSEMQYVEIELDPGESVIAEAGSMMMMDAGIDMETIFGDGSDESKGLMGKLFGAGKRLLTGESLFMTVFTNRAAQRQSVSFASPYPGKIIPLDLEQYQGKIICQKDSFLCAAKGVSVGIAFQRKLGAGFFGGEGFIMQKLEGDGLAFAHTGGTVCERVLRPGEMIRVDTGCLVAMTQDVDYDIEFVKGIKTALFGGEGLFFATLRGPGKVWLQSLPFSRMADRIVSASGNAGRKEEGSVLGGLGRILDGD from the coding sequence ATGCGCGCGCATGAGATTGACTACGCCATCTACGGAAGCGAAATGCAGTATGTGGAGATCGAGCTGGACCCGGGCGAGAGCGTTATCGCCGAAGCCGGCAGCATGATGATGATGGATGCGGGGATCGACATGGAGACGATCTTCGGCGACGGCAGCGATGAAAGCAAAGGCTTAATGGGCAAGCTGTTCGGGGCGGGCAAACGGCTGCTGACGGGCGAAAGCCTGTTTATGACGGTGTTCACCAACCGCGCCGCACAGCGGCAGAGCGTATCGTTCGCATCGCCGTATCCCGGGAAAATTATTCCGCTCGACCTTGAGCAGTATCAGGGCAAAATCATTTGCCAGAAGGATTCGTTCCTCTGCGCGGCCAAGGGCGTGTCCGTCGGGATTGCCTTCCAGCGCAAGCTCGGCGCCGGCTTCTTCGGCGGCGAAGGTTTTATCATGCAGAAGCTTGAGGGCGACGGGTTGGCGTTCGCGCATACGGGCGGCACGGTCTGCGAGCGCGTGCTGCGGCCGGGCGAGATGATCCGCGTGGACACGGGCTGTCTCGTGGCGATGACGCAGGACGTCGATTACGATATCGAGTTCGTCAAAGGCATCAAGACGGCGCTGTTCGGCGGCGAAGGCTTATTCTTCGCGACGCTGCGCGGACCGGGCAAGGTATGGCTCCAATCGCTGCCGTTCAGCCGCATGGCGGACCGGATCGTATCCGCTTCGGGCAACGCGGGCCGCAAGGAAGAAGGCAGCGTGCTCGGCGGTCTCGGCCGTATTCTCGATGGCGACTGA
- a CDS encoding MDR family MFS transporter — translation MRKWLADLKPFHPIVHTLILGTMMARIGSSMSMPFLALLLVRDAQMEPAAIGLTIGASSLAGTFGGFVGGALSDRIGRRRVMLAAQYSWGFVLIGFAFAQHPAAFVALNMLNGLCRSFFEPVSQALIGDLTPPDRRLRAYSLRYVAINIGVAVGPLLGAWFGLVAGRLPFVITGTVYLVYAVVLDLLLRRFGLKQIQGKQREAATIGDTIRTVGSDAALRLYLAGGLLVAVGYSQMTATLSQHLDRSFASGASLFALLMSVNAVTVVLSQMPLSRWAERRSPIAALQVGVVLYAFGSAGFALADSWPSMIAAMVVFTWGEVLTFPAGAWFIDRLAPEHMRGSYFGAQTLTSLGHFIGPWVGGLMLAEYGGRILFLAMAGIMLASIVFYRGGEALYRKRTAGG, via the coding sequence ATGCGCAAGTGGCTGGCCGATCTCAAGCCGTTTCATCCGATCGTACATACGCTGATACTAGGTACGATGATGGCCAGAATCGGAAGCTCGATGAGCATGCCGTTTCTGGCGCTCCTGCTTGTCCGCGACGCGCAGATGGAGCCGGCCGCCATCGGCCTGACGATCGGCGCCAGCTCGCTGGCGGGAACGTTCGGCGGGTTTGTCGGCGGTGCATTGTCCGACCGGATCGGGCGCAGGCGGGTCATGCTGGCGGCGCAATATTCCTGGGGATTCGTGCTGATCGGGTTCGCCTTCGCCCAACACCCTGCGGCCTTCGTGGCGCTGAACATGCTGAACGGCCTGTGCCGCTCCTTCTTCGAGCCGGTCTCGCAGGCGCTCATCGGCGACCTTACCCCGCCGGACCGGCGGTTGCGGGCTTACTCGCTCCGCTACGTCGCGATTAATATCGGCGTCGCGGTCGGACCGCTGCTCGGGGCCTGGTTCGGCCTGGTGGCCGGACGTCTGCCGTTCGTCATCACCGGCACCGTCTACCTCGTGTACGCCGTCGTATTGGACTTGCTCCTGCGCCGCTTCGGTCTGAAGCAGATTCAAGGCAAGCAGCGCGAAGCCGCAACGATCGGAGACACGATCCGGACGGTCGGCTCCGACGCGGCTCTGCGCCTGTACCTGGCCGGCGGCCTGCTTGTGGCGGTCGGCTATTCGCAGATGACCGCGACGCTGTCCCAGCATCTGGACCGCTCGTTCGCCTCCGGCGCTTCCTTGTTCGCGCTGCTGATGAGCGTCAACGCCGTCACCGTCGTTCTCTCGCAGATGCCCCTGTCGCGCTGGGCCGAACGGCGTTCGCCGATAGCCGCCCTGCAGGTGGGCGTCGTCCTGTACGCGTTCGGCAGCGCAGGCTTCGCCCTAGCCGACAGTTGGCCGTCGATGATCGCCGCGATGGTCGTCTTCACTTGGGGCGAAGTGCTGACCTTCCCCGCCGGCGCCTGGTTTATCGACCGGCTCGCGCCGGAACATATGCGCGGCTCGTACTTCGGCGCGCAGACGCTCACGAGCCTGGGCCATTTTATCGGCCCGTGGGTCGGCGGTCTGATGCTGGCGGAATACGGCGGCCGCATCCTGTTCCTCGCGATGGCGGGGATCATGCTGGCGTCGATTGTGTTCTACCGGGGCGGCGAGGCGCTGTACCGCAAGCGGACGGCCGGCGGTTAG
- a CDS encoding glycoside hydrolase family 30 protein, whose translation MKRSGKMRKAAASAGFMVLLVAAAVWIGLIAFSEKAAHGPVSVWMTTADQSKLLHREADIGWNRDGQASDMTIDVDDGTEYQRMDGFGAAMTESSAWLIANKLSEGKRNELMNRLFSYDNGIGISYLRLPMGATDFSLSHYTYDDMPEGQTDPELRSFSIEHDKAYIIPALRQARAINPDLGIMASPWSAPAWMKTSGSLIKGSLKEEAYPVYAEYFVKFVQAYASEGIPIDAVTLQNEPHYEPDGYPGMRMEAREQAAFVKSHLGPAFDKAKLNTKIVVWDHNWDEPYYPIEVLSDPEANKYIAGSAFHGYAGEVANQQKVHDAFPDKDIYFTESSGGQWAPNFADNLKWDMRNLIIGAPRYWAKTVLKWNLALDESHGPANGGCSDCRGLVTIDGASGNVFFNSEYYAFGHASKFVKPGAYRIESSSYGDGGIENVAFRNPDGSNVLIAFNSASESRPLNVRWHGRSFAYSLPAGAAATFVWQGDRSANRVEGGQRS comes from the coding sequence ATGAAGCGGTCGGGTAAAATGCGCAAGGCGGCGGCTTCGGCAGGCTTTATGGTTCTGCTCGTGGCGGCTGCCGTATGGATCGGATTGATCGCGTTCTCCGAGAAAGCGGCGCATGGGCCTGTAAGCGTCTGGATGACGACGGCGGATCAAAGCAAGCTGCTGCATCGCGAGGCCGACATCGGTTGGAACAGGGACGGTCAAGCCTCCGACATGACCATCGACGTGGACGACGGAACCGAGTATCAACGGATGGACGGCTTCGGCGCCGCCATGACGGAATCGTCCGCCTGGCTGATCGCGAACAAGCTGAGCGAGGGGAAAAGAAACGAACTGATGAACCGGTTGTTCAGTTACGATAACGGTATCGGGATCAGTTATTTGCGCCTGCCGATGGGCGCCACCGACTTTTCGCTGAGCCATTATACGTACGACGATATGCCGGAAGGGCAGACGGACCCGGAGCTTCGGAGCTTTTCCATCGAGCATGACAAGGCGTACATCATCCCCGCCTTGCGGCAGGCGAGAGCCATCAATCCGGATCTGGGCATCATGGCCTCTCCTTGGAGCGCGCCGGCTTGGATGAAAACTTCGGGTTCTCTCATCAAAGGGAGTCTGAAGGAGGAAGCCTATCCGGTCTATGCCGAGTATTTCGTCAAATTTGTCCAAGCGTACGCATCGGAAGGAATCCCGATCGACGCCGTCACGCTGCAGAACGAGCCTCATTACGAGCCGGACGGGTATCCGGGCATGCGGATGGAAGCCAGAGAGCAGGCTGCATTTGTGAAATCGCATTTGGGTCCGGCTTTCGACAAGGCCAAGCTCAATACGAAGATCGTCGTCTGGGATCACAACTGGGACGAACCGTATTATCCGATCGAGGTGCTGAGCGACCCCGAAGCCAATAAGTATATTGCCGGGTCGGCCTTTCACGGATATGCGGGCGAAGTAGCCAACCAGCAAAAGGTGCATGACGCCTTCCCGGACAAAGACATTTATTTCACGGAGAGCTCGGGCGGGCAATGGGCGCCGAATTTCGCCGACAACCTGAAGTGGGATATGCGGAATTTGATCATCGGAGCGCCGCGTTACTGGGCTAAGACCGTTCTGAAATGGAATCTGGCGCTGGACGAATCGCACGGGCCGGCTAATGGAGGCTGCTCCGATTGCCGGGGGTTGGTGACGATTGACGGGGCGTCGGGGAACGTCTTCTTCAACTCGGAGTACTATGCCTTCGGGCATGCGAGCAAATTCGTGAAGCCCGGGGCCTATCGGATTGAATCGAGCTCCTACGGGGACGGCGGCATCGAAAACGTCGCCTTCCGCAATCCGGACGGCTCCAATGTTCTGATCGCGTTTAACTCCGCATCGGAGAGCCGGCCGTTGAACGTGCGATGGCACGGCCGATCGTTTGCGTATTCGCTCCCGGCGGGTGCGGCGGCGACGTTCGTGTGGCAAGGCGATCGTTCGGCCAATCGGGTGGAGGGGGGCCAGCGAAGCTGA